The window AAAAATGGTTAATGCGCCCCCGATTTTTGGTGAGGCTCCTGAACCCACCCTCTTAGCAGTGAGAATGCCTCCTCACGACGAggatgttgttgttgatgttgaggATGAGAGCTTTTCCACCGTGGAGGAAATCATTCTTCGTAACGATAGAGCCAGGTCGGACTTCTCGAAGGCGACTACAGATGAACCTGAACCTGTGCAGTTCGAAATGGATGCGACCGCCTTGGCCGAACTTAGGGCCAAATACAACATCCTAGCCCATATCGACTTGGTCCCGGCTGGCCGTGACATAATCCATATCCATCGCCCTAGGTACTGTGCCTTTTACGCGTACCCCTTCCAAGTTGGCTAttctaatatttaagattttaaaatttacTAAACTATTGAtattaaatcttttcttatttgaacgATATAGAAATTCCTAATATTTAGGTTATATGAATTTATTCCTTATattttcaaataataaagcttaCTATACAATCTAAACCACACGTGTAAGCACATTTGGACGAGCAAGATATTTTTAAATAAACGACTTGCCtacaatataaaataaataatttgtagtaataaatatataatatactttaattttttatttacatATTGTAATATATACCCTTATTAAATTATAAATCCAAGTacgatatttgaaaaataaagtaTAGATAAGATACTCAAATTTAGATATTCAAATTAGCAATAAAATAATACTGTAATTTATAAGAAATTTAAGATTGTTTAGAATATAACTTCCTAcatatatcttttaatctatGCTTATTTAAACAATATAAGAAGTCAAATAATATTATTCGTGGgattttaagattttattctcATCGATAAGGATTCACGCGCAACGTGCATACTCTAAgattattttgtatataattatGTATATTGGATAGAAAAATAAACAGTAAATTCAACCGATTATTCGTGTAAAGATCCCAAAACAAATTGCCCCAATTTAAGCTCAAACTTCGCCAAGTTCAACCCAAATGGCCCATCCAAAAGACCCATCAGCAACTCATGTTGTATTATTTTACCTATATGtattatattagaaatttattcaCCATCATTGTtaggttttaacttaattacaagttgatatataatttaccaaaattatatacaaattagtattaatgagtatccctttatattaggaattaaATAGGGAATATTAGTTATTTCCCCATCCCCTTATACATGttctctctgtgtgtgtgtctGTATCTgttctttccccaatttttcttccttcaatattttctgttttttattatttcatgTTGTATTGAGTTTTAATGGAATCCATCAATAAATTTCAATCATTTTACTATAAAGTTTTAACGTAGCAATTTCCTTTCATATTGCGCAATTGGTGTTCGAATTAAAATTGTCaataaataaattttgaaggtgtttgactctccaccattggcagccattaaaaagctttaaattcgaattcggaatttcaaaaaatatttttttgtatggattgggtgttgttgcaacaAATAAGAATATTCTTCGGAGTTTACATCTCAATTTTGAGAGTGTTTGGTGAAGGTTagagttgattttggctagattttagattgaaactcgaaaaaagaagaagatcatattgTCTTATAGTTGTATTAAACTTGTATTAAACATACAAAATTGTACAATATACATACAAAATTGTATTAAACTTGTATTGAAGTTGTATTAAAATTGTATCTACGTTGTATTCtcttatagttgtatttttttatttgaatattatataaaagttgaaaaatagttgtataatgtaattgtatgaaatttgtatttaacttataaatactatctttttacataaagttgttgatatgtatcaaaattgtattaagagatgaagttttgattgaaatttcaCAGAGGACGAagaacacaccacatacaaaagatatacaaatcatatacaaaacacatacaaaagacatattatataaaatttgtatggaaattgtatttaagttgtaagatgttatagttgtatttaactggtaaaaatgatgtatgaaagttgtagataagctATAAAtagttgtatattatataattagttgtataaaagtTATTTTAGTTTATATGTTATTGTGGATGTATCAAATTTATATCAAATTTGAATATTCCGGCATTCAACTCGTTTGGTTTAGGTACCTACCTATCGATAGTATCTCTATTGCTTTGGTTTGGCGTTACTTCCTGGTTCAAGCTATTAAAATAATGTTATAAAATTTGGTTCTCAATTAAGTCTTGAACTATTTTATGTCATTGTGATTCGACATCATGGAATTGCTATACTACAGTTAATGCTCTATTGGAAAGAGGAGGAGAGAGGAAAAGGATGTTTGCACAATTATACAGGGTTTGGGTATTGGATCCAGCTTCTCAAATACTTATTGTGAAGAAGGAACAGAAGTTGGACCCCAGTAAATTGCGACACTTGACAGAATATGTCTTCCATCTTGAGCACTAATCAGTTTGTTAGTTCCGAGATTTCTAAATCTATTAGGATCAGTTTTCTCTTCCTTAGTCCAATGGTTGGAGAAATTAGTAGGTGGCCAAATTTATACATCATATCTAAATGTGGGTTTAATGATTTTTGTGTCTCTTGAAAAGTATATTACTACCATGGCATAATGAATTATCCTTAAAGGATGTAGATCATTAATGAATTTGGTCGCCGGAGGGCGTTTGTTgttagataaatatatttttaatttaaaaaaaaaagagtagagAAAAAAAAAGTGTAAATGAATTCCTTAATTGAAGACACTAATAATAGATTGTATAGGGAGAGAAGCAACAAAGAATAGGGAAAGAGGAGAAGAGAGATAAAGGAAAATGGTATTATTAAATCCCcataatttaaggcactaataattgATTGTATATATATTGTAAGCAAACTTTATTTAGGGCGGCTAATATACAAAATTTTGACAATTTTAGTAAATAAGTTTCAGATATTATATAGGAACGAAAAACTCCCTAGTAGAATTATCCAATTCTCACGAAATACCATAAAAAAAACCTCAATAGAAGGACCATTTGGCCAAAgattttgtcaatttttttccaatttttttggcaaatacatgtttgttcataaattttatccATACTTTTGGTAAATTCCCAAATCCCAAAGCTAGTTTTGGCCCAAAATTTTactattacattttttaaaaattttaaaaattatcccaaacttttgtattttataaaagagcccaccatttattattttgtaacaatgctgCTTCATCTTTTCGGTCATCTGATAGCTTATTATgtagtttattataaaaataataattttgtatcaaatttatttatgttcaggactataaTTTCTGTTAATGATAAGGAATGTCATTGATGAATGTACTGTTAGATATttatgatagtttttagaacttgtgagCGTAAGTtatatttcatatattttttttaaaaagagcgAAATATGGTGCCAATTAAATTCAGAGTTGTTCAGCCATGAGCAAAGTTTGTCCATCTATTTTTGTGCAAATGCGTGCTTAGCGTGTTTCAGTGGCCATCCTATTTTGTGCAAAAATTCATTATGCATCAAAATGGAGATACAAAAGAGAAATAATGACAAGATGTTGAGGGGCGATGAAAGTTTTGCAGAGCACATACACAAAAGCATAGAAGCAGCATTCCATGGTTCTGACTCTGATGAAGATGATCTCTCTCATTCTCAAGACCCTGATTTAGGGATATAAACAAACATTGAGGGCTTGGCTGATGAATTGCGTGAGCTGATTTCAAAGGGTGCTGAAGAGTTGAAGGAAAGTAAAGTCCAAGATGACGATGCTGATCTGAAATAGACGAGATTAGAACTGATGATGACGTGAAGAGCCATTCATTCAATTTGGCCTAAATTTTGGTTCTATATCAGCATTGTTATATAACAACCATTCAGTATAAAAGCCAAGTTTCTTTTGAAACCAATTTTCATGCTAGTCATAATATATATTCTCTGTAACAGCATTTCACTATAACAACCAAAAAAATCTGGAAGAAACGAGACCGTTATATCACTACTGAAAAATTGGTCTACAGTAACGGTTGGAAAACCGTTCCAACAGACTGCAAAACCGTTTCCATAGGGATATTGGAACGGTTTAAAGACCGTCACATCAGCCGACGTACTCATACGCAGTGAAAATAGATAAGTCTATCGCAACAGTTTTCCCTTTCTCTGTTGGAACGGTTATTTTTTTCAATTGGAACGGTTCAAAACCGTTACTGTATTGTTTATACAACGGTTTTTAACCGTTACCATATTATTTAAAGCAACACTTATGTAAGCTATTGCTACGGTTATGTTGGATATAGCCACGGTTTCTTTAGGCTATGGTAACGGTTATATTTATATTTGGAACAGTTTATGGGACCTATTGCAACGGTTTACATAGTCTACTGGAACGCCATTTATGTCCTATTGGAACGGTTCTGGTAGGCTATTGTATCAGTtcagttaaaaccaaaatatagcacatgttataaataaatatttatacatataataaattataataatattaaaatttaaatacataataaaatgaaactattaataatataaaattatccATAAAGCAAATGTTCTACCTCATGAGTGCATAAGTTTAGTACATTTCAAAAgagtaaataagtttcaaaaatGTTGGTAACAAAAGATTACTAGAACATTCATCTATAACAATACAAAATTCATTTCAAGTAAGGTCTAGTTCTTCATCGTCTTCATCATTCATTTCTTGATCTACTCCACCTACAAAAGAGGATAAATAAAGTTATTACCCTTCAACAAAATCAGGTCTAAGAATACTCAAGCATTTAACTATTTTCGTTCTTCTTTTATTAATCCAACTTATTCATCTCAACAAACTATACGCAACATTATAACAATCTGATATTATTACCAAATACCAAGACTTTCAAACTATTAAGCTATGATGGCAAAGTAAAGAATAATTCATAAGAAGAATCACAAACATAATTACAAAACTAGCATGAAACATCAACTATTTAAACCGTTATTTCAGCTGATCAATGACCATTATATTGCCTCTCAGTAAGTACACCAGAGTGATAAACATTTAGGTGATACATTGCCTCTGGCACCAATTCCTTTAACTCAGGATGTGCAGCAATTAATGAGCAATCTACTCCCTCGAGAGCAGTGAATACTCGTGCTTGTTCCAGAGCCTCACTGTTACCAGCATGTGATACTGGGTAGCAAAGGAGAACCAATCCATTCAATTTTGATTGTTCATTTCCTCTCAACAGTCTCATCACAGGAGGAACACCTCTGAATTCGATAATTGTTTTTGAGTGCTTCATACCCAAGAAATTTTGAGGACAAGTAAACTTCCCAAGTGAGGCAGCAGCTTCTGCTGCCACGTCTAGGTTCCTATTACTAAGTTGCTCAACTAAATGACCAATTACACGTGTTTCTCTCGCTGGAAATGTCCAAGCAAGTGAACCAACTAATCTAACAGTTTTGTAGAGAAACTAAACAAAACATTTTAAAACAATGACATTTCTGAAATTTAGCCCTAAATATCAGTAAGTTGCATATTACCAGTATATTTTTACTGTATAAGTTGCATATTATCAGTAGATAGGTGTTATCTTTAACCACTTTAAGTTCAGAGATGCCttattatgtgatctaagcatcAGTAAGTGACAAAGACGGATATGTACACTGGCTTTATTAATTCTATTGAAGGTTCAACATTTCAGGATCCTTGAATATGTTCATGTCATTTAGGACAGGTCAGCATGCATTTCAATAATCTTTAGAacagtctatatatatatatatatatatatatatatatatatatatatatatatatatgtatgtatgtatagtTGAGACCCCTACTTCACTCAACACTTATATTAACAGCCGTGTCCAGGCTTCCCAAATCATCAATCCGCTAAACCAACAGAGAGATCAATGCAGGTAGGAAAgttagttttaattttgtttgGACCTAACGAGCATGATATCTTGTTGTGACAATATAGTCTAACAATTTTTTCAAATTGCAAGATCCAAATATCACTCCAGTTCATGATTAAGTTCATCTATACATAGTGATGTCAATAAACAGGTTACACCAACAAACTTTCCATTTTGGATCCTACCGGCATAGTACATGTTCAACATCATTTCATCAAGCTATTAGGTTACCAAAGTGAACAGTTACTCATATTGACAAAAGAAGTCTTCTCAAATAGTGTCTTAGACATCACATGATCATGAAAGATCCAAAAACATAAATGGTCAAAACTAAATAGATAGATGAATGCAGATCATCATTTAGCAGGACTACTGTGGCACCCTAGGTTAAGATGTACCCATACCAGTGTTTTTGAGAGCGCGAAGCACAAAAAAGCGACAAGGGCTCGCCTCGCTTCAAAAGCGAAGCGCAAAGCGAAGCGCACGCTTTATTAAAGTGAAGCGCAATTCTTAAAAAaacataatataaaattataaataatcaaaaaattcaatttaaatACTTAAAAGTAGGTACTAGGTACCACCAAATCATCTAAAACCATCCACAAACCATAGGACAAGcaaaatagaaataatacatatatataattaattttatatgctGAAATATAATAacgcagaagcagaagcagaagcagaagtagaaacagaagaagcagaagcagaagcagcagaagaagcagaaacagacgcagaagaagaagcaacagAAGCAACAGAAGCAGAAGAAgcagaaggagaaggagaagaagcagaagcaacAAAACCAGAAGCAAAAGAAGCAGAATAAGAAGTAGTAGAAAAATAAGAAAtgagaagaagaaaggagaagaagaaatgaagaagaaaggagaaagaaATTACCTCGACTGGAGAAGTAGTGGTCGAGCTCGAGCTTGAGAGAGAAGGGGTGAACCCTAGCCTTTTGTTGATGTCTCTGTTTTGACGGGGAGAAGCAGTGGTCTATTGTGACTATTTAGGGGTCTTTTTTTAGTGAAGCGTGCGCTTTTCAAGATCGCATTGCTTCGAGCAGCCAGAAGCGATATAGTGTTGCTTCGCGCTTTAAGCGACGAAGTGATCGCTTTTCTAATGGGTCCCATACCTTCATTAAATTATCATGATGACATACAAACCATTTTTTAACTAGACAGTATCAATATAGACAAAATATGACTACGATCTATGGTTCTTTAGTTAAACAATCAAATTATCGTGATGAGATAGGCACCATTAGGGTAGGCACAACTGATTAGAATTGCTAAAAATATTGGCAAATTACATCAAAAAGATCTTAAACAAAAGAAGCAAAAAGTTCCAACACACAGACGTTGCATCTCTACCTTTTAAATTCAAGTGAAATTGATTGTTATAATATTTGGTACGTACTGACCTTGATTGTTGCTACCAGTAGATGGTCGACTGTTTAGTTGAACAACAACTTGTTGTGCAGAGGAAGCATCTACAGGTGAATGTGTACTGAACCTTAACATGTCAGGATCAAGTTGCAAATCTGGGTTCAGACGCTGAAGTCGTACGATGACATTCATTGTAATATTTTGTTCCATAGCATCCTTTTGTTCGTTCAACTTTTCATGCATTCTTTGTTGCATCCTCTCTTCCATTTCCTCTATTTTTTGCTGCATCCTATCATCAGAAGATCCAAGATTTCCTTTTTGCCCTTTTAACACAGTCTTGGTAACCCCTCATCCATACAATCTCACACGACCTGGATGTTCAGGTCCCATGACTGATGTAAAAGCGTCAGTTGAATGATTGCCATCTTCACTTTCCTGAGTAAATTGTATTCTTTCCATTTCAGCCTACAAACCAAATGCGAGAAAAAAGAGTTTTAAGTAACTAAAGTTGAATCAATAATTAAGAACAAATAAATAAGCATGACAAACTTTAAATTAGAAATTTCGTACAATTTTACTAATTGTATTGTCATATGAGTTTTTGTATACTCGGccaagttttctttttcttatagaCACAAACATGTCCTTACTTGATACAGTATCCGAAGTATCAgagatttctttctttttttcctagTTACATGAAAACAAGTATAAGAATCTTTCCATATAAAACTAGCAAgttcataattttaaaaaaataagaaagataaaacATCAAACCTCGCGAATTAGAGCAAAAGGTGTTCTGCCAGCTGTGTGTGGACACTTCAACTTATTTCGATTCTCTGTATTGGTTTCGGATATTTTCTGCAAATAAATGAGTCAACCAAATAGCAACCAACAATTATGCATATTACCCACATCATGACCCAAGACTACACTCATAGTATTAAAGCTTGCTTGATTAAGTACTGTCACTGCTCTAGAAAAAAAGGTTGAAAGTCAGGTAGTTGCAAATTCATCTCTATAACTTCTTTGATTAAAGGACTTGGTAGTAGATGTTGAAGTGAATACATCTGAAGAGCTTAGATATATTCATCCCAATACCATACACTTAGATGAATGTTAAGGGGAGATTAGTTAGCCAATACTGCAGCATCCTCTTAAAATATATGTGCACAGATATGCATTTTGAGATTTAAGGGACATGTGTATCTCATAAACTGGTATCATTTTTCGTGCAAGTGCACAAGAGCGAAGCAACATCAGATTATACTTTATTTCAGCAAGAAGATTAACTTGTGCCTCTACAAGTGAGATACAGACAACACAAGACAAAATTTCCTGTACATGGATTTTACTCACTATGGACTTTATAGGATCTTATTGGAAAACCAAACAGGATTGTGGTTTTACAAGTTTTAAAATAAGTTAATTAACTGAAGTTGAGTTTCCAAGTATGATGATTGCTTGTTCATTTTTCTGTATAATATATAAGCTAGCTGCCTTTAATGCCTCAAATTGAAATGGTTGGACTATAAAATGATACCAGTAAGACAGGGCAACTACTACCAAAGGGTGGCTGACAATGTGACTGACTGAGCTGGGACTTAAAAAGCTATGGCAAGAAGTCAGAACAGTTCCTAAGTGTGACTGACTCACCGAAGACTAGACTGACTCACCAAAGACTAGACAAGAGATTCTGGATGTAATTACCTTATAAGGATCGGAGTTCCAATAGTTAAGAAGATCCTTAAGGTGAGATTCCGAAACATCTACTGGCCTATTCTCCATTCGAAGCTAATCATTCTCATAGGCTGTGAAGTGGGTTGTCTTCAATTGACTCTTATACTTTCTCCAAGCACTACAAACTGATTCAAAAATCCATTTTTTCGCCTCGTCGGGAATGTCATATTTTTTCTACAAATTTAGTGCAATTGGGTTAgtgtaagaaataataaatatcatCCATGTTTATTGGACATTGGAAACTTCATACCTTGATATATTTCCACATATCATCTTTTGTATCTAGTTTCCTCCAATTAACTACATTAAGAGGACAAAAAGTCCCACTCCTTGCCAATGTGCCAAGGAAGCTACCCAACTCTTTTACAACCTCTTTAGCAGAACCAATGGGTTGATTAAACTCATTTAGAGTGATTATTTTACGCTCTTTTCTAATATGAACACTTGGCATTTGAGTACgacctctttttctttttggcgagGAGGGGTCTGCAATAGTACAAAACAAAGATAATCATTAATCACTATATTTAGTTAAGTTTATGAttacaatttatatatatttgcCTTGTTCCTCAAATTGTTCAATTGCTTCATGATTGGTAGAATCATCAGATCGTTCATGTACTCCCTGTGATGCAGGAGTGATGCAATCCATATTCGCTTGTTGCACTTGTTCATGTACTCCTTGTATTGCTAAAGAGGTGCAATTCTGTGGCACTTGCTGCACTTGTTCTTGCAATTAAGATCCACCTTCGGATTGTCGTTCTTAATTTGCATTTGACCTTAtagatttcaaaaatatttttgttgtcAACGACGAAACCTTTTGGTTTCGCAAAGATGAAGGTAATCCACTTTCTGATTGTCGTTCTTCATTTGTATTAGATCGTGTAGCTTGGAAGGTTCTTTTTGTTGTCAATGACGAAACCCTTTGATTTCGCAAAGATGCAAGTGATCCAGCTGGAATGCGGTTGGATATTTTCTTATATTTGCTTGAGCACCCTTCTTGATTCATGACTATTCAAATATTTTTCAGATTCTGAAAAGCAAACACAATATAGGTTAGCAAAGGAAGAGAACTGATTGACCAACATACAGAAGGAGTTGAGATGCTTAGAAGTGATATCAAAGTGCAGATCAACATTTCAATATCACATGAAGAGAGGCACATCATGATAGGCATATGTTATCACTGTATCGCACACACAATCAACAACAAAACTGATAGCTTCAATGATGTGCGCATATGGTGCAAACATGGCCAAACATGTGTGCATCTGGTGCAAAATATCACTAAGATTATCATCAGAAAATAAGACAATGAATAGAATTTCAAGAAATTACCTAAGACCAAGTCTTTTAAAATGCTCCGCTCAAAATACAACCAGCAAAATATCACTCATTTCAGCACTAGCTCCAGCTCCTAGCTAACACCAAAAGAATCCAAGAAACCACATCAATCATAAAGAGGAGATAACTCAAAAAGAGTAAAATTTAACTCAGAGAAAAGT of the Nicotiana tabacum cultivar K326 chromosome 7, ASM71507v2, whole genome shotgun sequence genome contains:
- the LOC107814037 gene encoding uncharacterized protein LOC107814037 encodes the protein MDCITPASQGVHERSDDSTNHEAIEQFEEQDPSSPKRKRGRTQMPSVHIRKERKIITLNEFNQPIGSAKEVVKELGSFLGTLARSGTFCPLNVVNWRKLDTKDDMWKYIKKKYDIPDEAKKWIFESVCSAWRKYKSQLKTTHFTAYEND